The following coding sequences lie in one Gemmatimonadaceae bacterium genomic window:
- the glgP gene encoding alpha-glucan family phosphorylase, protein MTALATPPTPANALPSPLPARIAGLAQLANNLAWSWNREARMLFKEIDETLWHRLRHNPIQLLRLVAPDRLETLASDAVFCARYDRAMQWLAAERSDEHTWYARTFPELRGRTVAYFCAEFGIHNSVPIYSGGLGVLAGDHLKTASDLGIPLVAVGILYRNGYFDQRIRVDGWQEDSDDRIDFESVPIVPLPGRDGQKHLVTVNTFGRDIHIRVWKMQVGRVPVYLLDSDLEENHPEDRPLLSKLYSGGPAMRLRQEWLLGVGGVRALRALGIDPAAWHANEGHAAFMMVERVREHVAQGLSYADAVKKVRNASVFTTHTPVPAGHDHFGVEEVRLCANGFWKEMGIDAETFLRIGYHPESGAGVYHMTAASVRLSRRVNAVSRRHGFVTREMSRSLWSGREAEKVPVGYVTNGVHLATWMSNPIMKLLDEHLGPAWGYSGDPELWEQVLTLDDERLWYVHMRLKNTLMRQVREEARRAFAKGSMETQQLVGAGTLLDPQTLTIGFARRFATYKRANLIFRDIDRLAKLVTNSSRPVQIVFAGKAHPADNPGKQILQNVYQFTRDPRFEGRVAFVEDYGMHLAHLLVQGVDLWMNLPRVPLEASGTSGMKAALNGVPQFSTIDGWWEEGYDGTNGWAIEPEVDDDAGMNTANRLYDLLEKDVVPRFYDRDKAELPRRWLLMMKHAIRVAGQQFTARRMVEQYARGFYAPSILGDALPDDPPTA, encoded by the coding sequence ATGACCGCACTCGCCACGCCGCCCACCCCCGCGAACGCCCTGCCGAGCCCCCTGCCGGCGCGCATCGCGGGCCTCGCCCAGCTCGCCAACAACCTGGCCTGGAGCTGGAACCGCGAAGCGCGGATGCTCTTCAAGGAAATCGACGAAACGCTCTGGCATCGGCTCCGCCACAACCCGATCCAGCTCCTGCGCCTCGTCGCCCCCGATCGCCTCGAGACGCTCGCGAGTGATGCGGTCTTCTGCGCCCGCTATGACCGGGCCATGCAGTGGCTCGCCGCCGAACGTTCCGATGAGCACACCTGGTACGCGCGCACCTTCCCCGAGCTGCGCGGCCGCACGGTGGCGTACTTCTGCGCCGAGTTCGGCATCCACAACTCGGTGCCCATCTACTCCGGCGGTCTCGGCGTGCTCGCCGGCGACCACCTGAAGACCGCGTCCGACCTCGGCATCCCGCTCGTCGCGGTCGGGATCCTTTACAGAAACGGCTACTTCGATCAGCGCATCCGGGTCGACGGCTGGCAGGAAGATTCCGACGATCGCATCGATTTCGAGTCGGTGCCAATCGTGCCGCTGCCGGGGCGAGACGGTCAGAAGCACCTGGTCACGGTCAACACCTTCGGCCGCGACATCCATATCCGGGTGTGGAAGATGCAGGTCGGCCGTGTCCCGGTGTATCTCCTCGATTCCGACCTCGAGGAGAACCACCCGGAAGACCGGCCGCTGCTCTCCAAGCTCTACTCCGGTGGGCCGGCGATGCGCCTCCGCCAGGAGTGGCTGCTGGGCGTCGGCGGCGTGCGCGCCCTCCGCGCCCTCGGGATCGATCCGGCTGCCTGGCACGCCAACGAAGGCCACGCCGCCTTCATGATGGTGGAGCGCGTCCGCGAGCATGTCGCGCAGGGACTCAGCTACGCCGACGCGGTCAAGAAGGTGCGCAACGCGAGCGTCTTCACGACGCACACGCCCGTGCCCGCCGGCCACGACCACTTCGGGGTCGAAGAGGTGCGTCTCTGCGCCAATGGCTTCTGGAAGGAGATGGGGATCGATGCCGAGACGTTCCTGCGCATCGGCTATCACCCCGAGTCGGGCGCGGGCGTCTATCACATGACGGCGGCCAGCGTGCGGTTGTCGCGCCGCGTGAATGCCGTGTCACGCCGCCATGGGTTCGTGACGCGCGAGATGAGCCGCTCGCTCTGGAGCGGGCGCGAGGCCGAGAAGGTCCCGGTGGGCTACGTGACCAACGGCGTGCACCTCGCCACGTGGATGTCCAACCCCATCATGAAGCTGCTCGATGAGCACCTCGGGCCGGCGTGGGGTTACAGCGGCGATCCGGAGCTCTGGGAGCAGGTGCTCACGCTCGACGACGAACGCCTGTGGTACGTGCACATGCGCCTCAAGAACACCCTCATGCGCCAGGTGCGTGAGGAGGCGCGTCGCGCGTTCGCCAAGGGCTCCATGGAAACGCAGCAGCTCGTGGGCGCGGGCACGCTGCTCGACCCGCAGACGCTCACGATCGGCTTCGCGCGCCGCTTTGCCACCTACAAGCGCGCGAATCTCATCTTCCGCGATATCGACCGCCTCGCGAAGCTGGTCACCAACAGCTCGCGGCCGGTGCAGATCGTCTTTGCCGGCAAGGCGCACCCCGCCGACAACCCCGGCAAGCAGATCCTGCAGAACGTCTATCAGTTCACGCGTGACCCGCGCTTCGAAGGGCGCGTGGCGTTCGTGGAAGACTACGGCATGCACCTCGCGCACCTGCTCGTGCAGGGCGTGGACCTGTGGATGAACCTGCCCCGCGTGCCGCTCGAGGCGTCGGGCACCAGCGGCATGAAGGCGGCGCTCAACGGCGTCCCCCAGTTCTCCACGATCGACGGCTGGTGGGAAGAGGGCTACGACGGCACGAACGGCTGGGCGATCGAGCCGGAAGTGGACGACGATGCGGGGATGAACACGGCCAACCGCCTGTACGATCTCCTCGAAAAGGACGTCGTGCCCCGCTTCTATGACCGTGACAAGGCGGAACTCCCCCGCCGCTGGCTGCTCATGATGAAGCACGCCATTCGCGTGGCCGGCCAGCAGTTCACGGCCCGCCGGATGGTCGAGCAGTACGCCCGTGGCTTCTATGCCCCGTCCATTTTGGGCGATGCGCTCCCGGATGATCCGCCGACTGCGTAA
- a CDS encoding amidohydrolase family protein, translating into MRVRIGMLGLLLPLALSAQRPYDLILRNGTVLDGSGAPMRRADVAIRDGRIVRVGVVPASATATTVLDVRGLMVAPGFINIHSHAEAGALATAENMLQMGVTTELVNADGGGPVDVAQQASGYASRGLAVNVGAFAPFNSVWAQVVGVSDRRPTAAEIARMRGLIGKALADGAWGVSAGLDYKPGYFATADEVVQVVDTARTWHTIFTNHDRLRPETGFSSKLGIAETIEIGTRAGLMPVVTHMKVQGREQGGAPTVLASMTASTRAGRPVAADAYPYLAGQTALAALLVPAWAQDGGVPAFQQRIADPATRARIVAEIDSALVARFTGVTGVYLPESQQPLTKVVADSTATSPGDAVVRLVAKNSPSAILTFGSEADLVQILQYPATSIACDCGASRNPRLHPRYWGTYPRVLGHYVRETHALTWTDAIRKMTALPASTIGLTDRGRLAAGQWADVVVFDSATVIDHATYDAPTRPSDGIVHVVVNGQLAYRDAKVTGVQAGRVITRPLSARSTIGAATPARRAPRR; encoded by the coding sequence ATGCGTGTGCGCATCGGAATGCTGGGGCTGTTGCTACCACTCGCATTATCGGCGCAGCGGCCCTATGACCTGATCCTCCGCAACGGCACCGTGCTCGATGGCAGCGGCGCGCCAATGCGCCGGGCCGACGTGGCGATTCGGGATGGGCGCATCGTGCGGGTCGGGGTTGTGCCGGCGTCCGCCACGGCCACGACGGTGCTCGATGTGCGCGGGCTGATGGTGGCGCCCGGGTTCATCAACATTCACAGCCACGCCGAAGCCGGCGCGCTGGCGACCGCCGAGAACATGCTGCAGATGGGCGTCACCACCGAACTGGTGAACGCCGACGGCGGTGGCCCGGTGGATGTTGCGCAGCAGGCCAGCGGGTACGCCTCGCGCGGTCTGGCGGTGAACGTGGGCGCTTTTGCGCCGTTCAACAGTGTGTGGGCCCAGGTCGTGGGCGTGAGCGATCGCCGGCCCACGGCGGCCGAGATCGCGCGCATGCGGGGGCTGATCGGGAAGGCGCTCGCTGACGGCGCCTGGGGGGTGAGCGCCGGGCTCGATTACAAGCCCGGCTACTTCGCCACCGCCGATGAAGTCGTGCAGGTGGTGGACACCGCACGGACCTGGCACACCATCTTCACGAACCACGATCGGCTGCGCCCCGAGACGGGGTTTTCGTCGAAGCTGGGCATCGCGGAAACGATCGAGATCGGCACGCGCGCCGGGCTCATGCCGGTCGTCACGCACATGAAGGTGCAGGGGCGTGAACAGGGCGGGGCGCCGACGGTGCTCGCCTCCATGACGGCGTCCACGCGGGCGGGGCGCCCGGTTGCCGCCGATGCGTATCCCTATCTCGCCGGCCAGACGGCGTTGGCCGCGCTCCTCGTGCCGGCGTGGGCGCAGGACGGCGGCGTGCCGGCGTTTCAGCAGCGCATCGCCGATCCGGCTACCCGCGCGCGGATCGTGGCCGAAATCGACAGCGCGCTCGTGGCCCGCTTTACCGGCGTCACCGGCGTGTACCTGCCCGAGTCGCAGCAGCCGCTCACCAAGGTCGTGGCCGACAGTACCGCCACCTCACCCGGCGACGCCGTCGTGCGCCTGGTCGCGAAGAACTCGCCGAGTGCGATTCTCACCTTCGGATCGGAAGCGGATCTCGTGCAGATCCTGCAGTACCCCGCCACGAGTATTGCCTGTGATTGCGGCGCGTCGCGCAACCCGCGATTGCATCCGCGCTACTGGGGCACCTATCCGCGGGTACTCGGCCACTACGTGCGTGAGACGCACGCGCTCACCTGGACCGATGCCATTCGCAAGATGACGGCACTCCCCGCGAGCACGATTGGGCTGACCGATCGCGGGCGACTCGCCGCCGGTCAGTGGGCCGATGTCGTGGTCTTTGACTCCGCCACCGTGATCGATCACGCCACGTACGACGCCCCCACCAGACCGAGCGACGGGATCGTGCACGTCGTGGTGAACGGGCAGCTGGCCTATCGCGACGCGAAGGTGACCGGCGTACAGGCGGGGCGGGTCATCACGCGCCCGCTCTCGGCGCGCTCGACGATTGGCGCCGCCACTCCCGCACGAAGAGCACCGCGGCGCTGA
- a CDS encoding SDR family NAD(P)-dependent oxidoreductase, with product MTALSPRRVLITGASQPLGVELVRQSLKRGDRVYAAARNPARVPVLADLRAEYGGLELLAFDPADPSSVADAVPILESLTDSLDLLIIAPAEPGPHDRVSDAERDAHLSTLTGTGLTEHYRRHAVAPLLLVRTLLPWLARGDGARILVVNSWLASLGGKTMGGDYAACASGAALNMLTRALAHDLADERITVLIGNPGNFAVSPEGPGFKVPIDESALGLLVQTDRLPRDRSGAFLDYTGAERGW from the coding sequence ATGACCGCCTTGAGCCCCCGTCGGGTGTTGATCACCGGCGCCTCGCAGCCCCTCGGCGTCGAACTCGTGCGGCAGAGCCTCAAGCGCGGCGATCGCGTCTACGCCGCCGCGCGCAATCCGGCGCGCGTACCGGTGCTGGCCGATCTGCGCGCCGAGTACGGTGGCCTCGAGTTGCTCGCATTCGACCCCGCCGATCCGTCGAGCGTGGCCGACGCGGTGCCCATTCTCGAAAGTCTCACCGATTCGCTCGACCTGCTCATTATCGCGCCCGCCGAACCCGGGCCGCATGATCGCGTGAGCGACGCCGAGCGCGATGCGCATCTCTCCACGCTGACGGGTACGGGGCTGACCGAGCACTATCGGCGGCACGCCGTGGCGCCGCTGCTGCTGGTGCGCACGCTGCTGCCGTGGCTCGCGCGGGGCGATGGCGCCCGCATTCTCGTCGTGAACTCGTGGCTGGCATCGCTTGGCGGCAAGACGATGGGCGGCGACTACGCCGCCTGCGCGAGCGGGGCGGCGCTCAACATGCTCACGCGTGCCCTCGCCCATGATCTGGCGGACGAGCGGATCACGGTGCTGATTGGCAATCCCGGCAACTTTGCGGTGAGCCCCGAGGGGCCCGGCTTCAAGGTGCCGATCGACGAGAGTGCCCTGGGGTTGCTGGTGCAGACGGATCGTTTGCCGCGCGACCGAAGCGGCGCCTTCCTCGACTACACTGGCGCCGAGCGGGGCTGGTAA
- the thrC gene encoding threonine synthase, whose protein sequence is MATSPLFLGAHEAPGQRSVQRCDACGHELSALDAAPECPLCGGLLAIIHRAPVGADALPLDPAALKASFAQHCCARPAGHASGVWRFESLIMPDAGAAITSHPEGNTPLLARARVNAYAGCEGLLLKHEGYNPTGSFKDRGMTVGTTQAVRTGATAVACASTGNTSASLAAYAAQAGIPGLVFVPAGKVALGKMAQTLAYGATTLLVRGDFDACLRLVQQASRELGIYLLNSINPWRVEGQKTIVFELLQQLGWDAPDFIVLPAGNLGNTAAFGKALREAHALGLITKVPRLVSVQAAGAAPFAKGFTEGFATRYTVQAETIATAIRIGDPASWDRAVRAIRETNGLVITATDDAIIDAKVAIDAAGVGCEPASAASVAGVKQLVAQGVIHPGDRVVAVLTGHVLKDPGMLVELHQERKDFAQANRPVEIDATVQAVEQVLAVRQRALA, encoded by the coding sequence ATGGCGACCTCGCCACTCTTTCTGGGCGCGCACGAAGCGCCCGGGCAGCGCAGCGTGCAGCGCTGTGATGCCTGCGGCCATGAGCTGAGCGCGCTCGATGCGGCGCCCGAGTGCCCGCTCTGCGGCGGTCTGCTCGCCATCATCCATCGGGCGCCGGTTGGCGCCGATGCGCTCCCGCTCGATCCCGCGGCACTGAAGGCATCGTTTGCGCAGCACTGCTGCGCACGCCCGGCGGGCCACGCGAGCGGTGTGTGGCGCTTCGAATCGCTCATCATGCCCGATGCTGGCGCGGCGATCACCAGCCACCCGGAAGGCAACACGCCCCTGCTCGCACGCGCGCGGGTGAACGCCTACGCCGGGTGTGAGGGGCTGCTGCTCAAGCACGAGGGCTACAACCCCACCGGGTCGTTCAAGGATCGCGGCATGACCGTGGGCACCACGCAGGCGGTGCGCACCGGTGCCACCGCCGTAGCCTGTGCGAGCACTGGCAACACCTCGGCGTCGCTTGCGGCGTATGCGGCACAGGCAGGGATTCCAGGGCTCGTCTTCGTCCCGGCCGGCAAGGTGGCGCTCGGCAAGATGGCGCAGACGCTCGCCTATGGCGCGACGACCCTGCTCGTGCGCGGCGACTTCGATGCCTGTCTGCGCCTCGTGCAGCAGGCGAGCCGCGAACTCGGCATCTACCTGCTCAACTCCATCAATCCGTGGCGCGTCGAAGGGCAGAAGACGATCGTCTTCGAGCTCCTGCAGCAGCTGGGCTGGGACGCGCCCGACTTCATCGTGCTACCGGCCGGCAACCTCGGCAACACGGCCGCCTTCGGCAAGGCGCTGCGTGAGGCCCACGCGCTTGGGCTGATCACCAAGGTGCCGCGGCTCGTGAGTGTGCAGGCGGCCGGGGCTGCGCCGTTCGCCAAGGGCTTCACCGAAGGCTTTGCGACGCGCTACACCGTGCAGGCCGAAACGATTGCCACCGCCATTCGCATCGGCGATCCGGCCAGCTGGGATCGCGCCGTGCGGGCGATTCGCGAAACCAACGGCCTCGTGATCACCGCGACCGACGACGCGATCATCGACGCCAAGGTCGCCATCGATGCGGCCGGGGTGGGCTGCGAGCCGGCGAGTGCCGCGAGTGTCGCGGGGGTGAAGCAGCTCGTGGCGCAGGGCGTCATTCACCCGGGCGATCGCGTGGTGGCGGTGCTCACCGGACATGTACTCAAGGATCCCGGCATGCTCGTGGAGCTGCATCAGGAACGGAAGGACTTCGCGCAGGCCAACCGCCCGGTGGAGATCGACGCCACCGTGCAGGCGGTGGAGCAGGTACTCGCGGTCCGGCAGAGGGCGCTCGCATGA
- a CDS encoding glycogen synthase: MTGPTMTSAMPTPSFGSPLVRAPDSGAPTIVHLTAEYHPFARSGGLAEAVKGLANNQVHGGANVVVFLPLYRTVRDHAPDLAPLGRPIQVDLGFRSEEVRLFREVHPPKGPKVVFVDIPSAFARQGLYGEGGRDYADNARRFALFSRAVLDAIPRLIAGPVLIHAHDWHTSLALLYMRSYESLRERYRKTPTVLSVHNAGYQGHFPASMLNECGIPPEVYTFRHAEWYGRINFLKAGLTFADMAVTVSPTHAQELRTASGGFGIHEVFQHLGNRFTGITNGIDQTVWDPAVDDQITANYTVEDPSNKARCKAALQRSFGLPQRKRTPLFGFTGRMVTQKGLDLMLNSHLVWSLDAQFVFLGAGERRYENALLTLAKARPRHVGVQLDFTDRLEHRLMAGADLFLMPSQYEPCGLTQLRAQRYGALPIGRRVGGIADTIEDDASGFLFDEFTPGALDWGITRALTRFADPMQWAPRMATAMRRDFSWELAAERYAVVYRRAIDIARARD; this comes from the coding sequence ATGACCGGTCCCACCATGACGTCGGCCATGCCGACGCCCAGCTTTGGTTCGCCGTTGGTGCGTGCCCCCGATTCGGGGGCGCCCACCATCGTGCATCTTACCGCCGAGTATCACCCGTTCGCGCGCAGCGGCGGGTTGGCCGAAGCGGTGAAGGGGCTGGCCAACAATCAGGTGCACGGCGGCGCCAACGTCGTGGTGTTCCTGCCGCTCTATCGCACGGTGCGCGACCACGCGCCCGATCTGGCCCCGCTCGGGCGCCCCATCCAGGTGGACCTGGGCTTCCGCAGCGAAGAAGTGCGCCTCTTCCGCGAGGTGCACCCGCCCAAGGGGCCCAAGGTCGTCTTTGTCGATATCCCCAGCGCCTTCGCGCGGCAGGGGCTCTACGGCGAGGGCGGCCGCGACTACGCCGACAATGCGCGCCGCTTCGCGCTCTTCTCGCGTGCGGTGCTCGATGCCATTCCGCGGCTCATTGCCGGGCCGGTGCTCATTCATGCGCACGACTGGCACACGTCGCTCGCACTGCTCTACATGCGCAGCTACGAGTCGCTGCGCGAGCGCTATCGCAAGACGCCCACCGTGCTCAGCGTGCACAACGCCGGCTATCAGGGGCACTTCCCGGCGTCGATGCTCAATGAGTGCGGCATTCCGCCGGAGGTCTACACCTTCCGGCACGCCGAGTGGTACGGGCGCATCAACTTCCTGAAGGCCGGGCTCACCTTCGCCGATATGGCGGTCACCGTGAGCCCCACGCACGCGCAGGAGTTGCGCACGGCGAGTGGCGGCTTTGGCATTCACGAGGTCTTCCAGCACCTCGGCAACCGGTTCACCGGGATCACCAACGGCATCGACCAGACGGTGTGGGATCCCGCGGTGGATGATCAGATCACGGCCAACTACACGGTCGAGGATCCGTCGAACAAGGCGCGGTGCAAGGCCGCGCTTCAGCGGTCATTCGGCCTGCCGCAGCGCAAGCGCACCCCGCTCTTCGGCTTCACCGGGCGCATGGTGACGCAGAAGGGGCTCGACCTGATGCTCAACTCGCATCTGGTCTGGAGCCTCGACGCGCAGTTCGTGTTCCTCGGCGCTGGCGAGCGTCGCTACGAGAACGCGCTGCTCACCCTGGCCAAGGCGCGGCCACGGCATGTCGGCGTGCAGCTCGACTTCACCGATCGCCTCGAGCATCGCCTCATGGCGGGGGCGGACCTGTTCCTGATGCCCTCGCAGTACGAGCCGTGCGGCCTCACGCAGCTGCGGGCGCAGCGCTACGGCGCGCTCCCGATCGGCCGCCGCGTGGGGGGCATTGCCGACACCATCGAAGACGACGCGTCGGGCTTCCTGTTCGATGAGTTTACGCCAGGGGCGCTCGACTGGGGGATCACGCGGGCGCTCACGCGCTTTGCCGACCCCATGCAGTGGGCACCGCGCATGGCCACGGCGATGCGGCGCGACTTCTCGTGGGAACTCGCCGCCGAGCGCTACGCGGTGGTCTACCGCCGGGCGATCGATATCGCGCGCGCGCGCGACTGA
- the thrA gene encoding bifunctional aspartate kinase/homoserine dehydrogenase I: MPARASRSAGPAVEVFKFGGASLADAANVRHAISLIMESRPTRLVTVVSALAGVTDALLAVADLAVRGDNTGVDSAIDKLFARHKTVANGVMTAARPRAALVKALAAEFEELRAIAHGVATLHELTPRTRDYLVARGEQLSARIVVAGLQARGAKAQYVEAVGLIHTDGTHGNAFPDLAATDRAVKAQLRPLLKKKIVPIIPGFTGSGRNHVTVTLGRGGSDLTATVLGRSLKAERITLWKDVPGLMTTDPRLVPSARIVPQLNVREAAELAYYGAKVLHPRALIPLAHLTVPLYVRPFMEPTAPGTEISQRHTLQRYPVKALSIVRGQALVTVTGNGMLGVPGIAARTFAALQLAGISVTLITQASSEHSISLCVPAERAADARGALEQAFALELSRRELERVDVKTGMATLAVVGLGMAGSPGIASRMFTSLSQAGVNIVAIAQGSSELNISVVITERDAESAARAVHEEFQLDKIGGGGLHADDRFDVVLLGVGQIGRELLRMLPRIKGRVKPTIVGLIDRSGFLFAPDGLSSRTLAQAVHVKQGGGSIAGMAGAHRGSAEQAVSWIARHALARPVLVDVTADETLPAIRRAIAADMDIVMANKRPLTASRDEVQALHALALKHGARILHETTVGAGLPVMDSYAKLVETGDKVLRIEGCTSGTLGFLLTEIGKGRPFSEALRDAMQRGYTEPDPRDDLSGMDVARKALILARLIGFTGELSDVTVESLVPERFRALPTAKFLQALPQMDAEWAARQAAAQKQGKALRYVLRATRTKVAVGLQAVSPSHPLAGLRGTDNQVVFTTMRYKEHPLVITGPGAGPAVTAAGVLNDILQLAPI; the protein is encoded by the coding sequence ATGCCAGCGCGCGCATCCCGATCGGCCGGTCCCGCGGTTGAGGTTTTCAAGTTTGGCGGCGCCTCGCTCGCCGACGCCGCCAACGTCCGGCATGCCATTTCTCTGATTATGGAAAGCCGGCCGACCCGGCTGGTCACCGTGGTGTCGGCGCTGGCCGGGGTCACCGATGCCCTCCTCGCCGTGGCCGACCTGGCCGTGCGCGGTGACAACACCGGGGTCGACAGCGCGATCGACAAACTGTTCGCGCGCCACAAGACGGTCGCCAACGGCGTGATGACCGCGGCGCGCCCGCGCGCGGCGCTGGTCAAGGCGCTCGCCGCCGAGTTTGAGGAGCTGCGCGCGATCGCGCATGGCGTCGCCACCTTGCATGAGCTCACACCGCGCACGCGCGACTATCTCGTAGCGCGCGGGGAGCAGCTGAGCGCGCGCATCGTGGTGGCCGGCCTGCAGGCGCGGGGCGCCAAGGCCCAGTATGTGGAAGCGGTGGGGCTCATCCACACCGATGGCACGCATGGCAACGCCTTCCCCGATCTCGCGGCCACCGATCGCGCGGTGAAGGCGCAGCTGCGCCCGCTGCTCAAGAAGAAGATCGTCCCCATCATCCCGGGCTTTACCGGCAGCGGCCGCAACCACGTGACCGTCACGCTGGGGCGCGGGGGCAGTGATCTCACCGCCACCGTGCTGGGGCGCTCACTCAAGGCCGAGCGCATTACGCTCTGGAAGGATGTGCCGGGGCTCATGACGACCGATCCGCGCCTCGTGCCGAGTGCGCGGATCGTGCCGCAGCTCAACGTGCGCGAAGCCGCCGAGCTCGCGTACTACGGCGCCAAGGTGCTGCATCCACGGGCGCTCATTCCGCTCGCGCATCTCACGGTGCCGCTGTACGTGCGGCCGTTCATGGAGCCCACGGCGCCGGGCACTGAGATCTCGCAGCGCCACACCCTGCAGCGCTATCCGGTCAAGGCACTCTCCATCGTGCGTGGCCAGGCGCTGGTCACGGTCACCGGCAATGGCATGCTGGGCGTGCCGGGCATTGCCGCGCGCACCTTTGCGGCGTTGCAGCTGGCGGGCATTTCGGTCACGCTCATTACGCAGGCGAGCTCAGAACACTCCATCAGCCTCTGCGTGCCGGCCGAACGCGCCGCCGATGCGCGCGGGGCGCTCGAGCAGGCGTTCGCGCTGGAGCTCTCGCGCCGCGAGCTCGAGCGCGTCGATGTGAAGACTGGCATGGCCACGCTGGCCGTGGTGGGCCTCGGCATGGCCGGCTCCCCGGGCATCGCGTCGCGGATGTTCACGTCGCTCTCGCAGGCCGGCGTCAACATCGTGGCCATCGCGCAGGGGAGCTCGGAGCTCAACATCTCGGTCGTGATCACCGAGCGCGATGCCGAAAGTGCGGCGCGCGCCGTGCACGAGGAGTTCCAGCTCGACAAGATCGGTGGCGGCGGCTTGCACGCCGACGATCGGTTCGATGTGGTGCTGCTCGGCGTGGGGCAGATCGGCCGCGAGCTGCTGCGCATGCTGCCGCGCATCAAGGGGCGCGTGAAGCCCACCATCGTGGGGCTCATCGACCGGAGCGGCTTCCTGTTTGCGCCCGATGGCTTGAGCAGCCGCACGCTCGCGCAGGCGGTGCACGTGAAGCAGGGCGGTGGATCGATTGCCGGCATGGCGGGCGCCCACCGCGGCTCGGCCGAGCAGGCGGTGAGCTGGATTGCGCGCCACGCGCTCGCGCGCCCGGTGCTCGTGGATGTCACGGCCGACGAAACGCTGCCGGCCATTCGCCGCGCGATTGCCGCCGACATGGACATCGTGATGGCCAACAAGCGGCCGCTCACCGCGTCGCGCGATGAGGTGCAGGCGTTGCACGCGCTCGCGCTCAAACACGGCGCGCGCATCCTGCACGAAACCACCGTCGGCGCCGGCCTCCCGGTGATGGACAGCTACGCGAAGCTCGTCGAGACGGGCGACAAGGTGCTGCGCATCGAGGGGTGCACGAGCGGTACGCTGGGCTTTCTGCTCACCGAGATCGGCAAGGGGCGGCCGTTCAGCGAGGCGCTGCGCGATGCGATGCAGCGCGGCTACACCGAGCCCGATCCGCGCGACGATCTCTCGGGGATGGACGTGGCGCGCAAGGCGCTCATTCTCGCTCGGCTCATTGGCTTCACCGGCGAATTGAGCGATGTGACCGTCGAGAGTCTGGTGCCCGAGCGATTCCGCGCCCTGCCCACGGCCAAGTTCCTGCAGGCGCTGCCGCAGATGGACGCCGAGTGGGCGGCACGACAGGCGGCGGCGCAGAAACAGGGGAAGGCGCTGCGCTACGTTCTGCGCGCCACGCGCACGAAGGTGGCGGTGGGGCTGCAGGCGGTGAGCCCGTCGCATCCGCTCGCCGGCTTGCGCGGCACCGATAATCAGGTGGTGTTCACCACCATGCGCTACAAGGAGCATCCGCTCGTCATCACGGGCCCGGGCGCCGGGCCGGCCGTGACGGCGGCGGGCGTGCTCAACGACATTCTTCAACTCGCGCCGATCTGA